From one Mytilus trossulus isolate FHL-02 chromosome 10, PNRI_Mtr1.1.1.hap1, whole genome shotgun sequence genomic stretch:
- the LOC134686618 gene encoding ankyrin-3-like, producing the protein MSRQRSKYEADLSVSVVSLISSLLGYIKCGTIIVVLFVFFFRKSLFYFRGNQHDDTVSNKDLKSSPEINFPGLRNANEEVFKRRRDGTIDSEIPLHNFQLESDLEKTENKTNKLLTVNKTHGTVNKPEVTVMNETQANAHKSEETVSKIQEIDHNPEVRLNTNQKPDNKFMDKAQEHAVKSGDRKQSINSQQDKFNEETCLHKLGKEVFEGKVGGSVESHSIFETETWHKIMESLTNRQEMINKLLNNEADIDQFRDKETSRLHVACFLNNTEIVKILLDNKADINKCDDTGATPLVIACLKNHKEVVKLLLDNKADINKWDGNGATALYISCQNNYKEIVKLLLDNKADINRCANNGASPLNVACQNDYVELVKMLLENKAHIEKCDGNGATALYMACQNNHIEIVKLLLDNKADTNACDGLGGPLYIACQNNHTELVKVLLENKADINKCRDNGASPLNVACQNNHIETVNILLANKADINKCNDNGATALYMACQNNHIEIVELLLDNKADINACDDLGGPLYIACQNNHIELVNVLLENKADINKCANNGGSPLTVACVSDHIEIVKVLLENKADINEWDGNGATALYMACQNNYKELVKLLLENKADINKCANNGGSPLTVACASDHIEIVKVLLENKADINEWDGNGATALYMACQNNHKELVKLLLENTADINKCANNGGSPLTVACVSDHIEIVKVLLENKADINEWDGNGATALYMACQNNHKELVKLLLENKADINKCANNGGSPLNVACVSDHIEIVKVLLENKADINKWDGNGATALYMACQNNHKEIVKLLLENKADINACDDLGGPLYIACQNNHTELVKDLLDNKADINKCRDNGASPLNVACQNNHIETVKILLANKADIEKCDDNGATALYMACQNNHIEIVKVLLENKADIYKCTNNGRSPLTVACVANHIQIVKVLLENKADIDR; encoded by the exons ATGTCGAGACAAaggtctaaatatgaagcagatttatctgtgtcggtaGTATCTTTGATTTCAAGTTTActtggatatattaaat gtggTACAATTATTGTtgttctttttgtgtttttctttcgAAAATCATTGTTCTATTTTAGAG GTAATCAACATGACGATACAGTGtcaaacaaagatttaaaaagtTCTCCAGAAATAAATTTTCCTGGATTGAGAAATGCAAATGAG GAGGTTTTCAAAAGAAGGCGTGATGGAACTATTGATAGTGAAATTCCTTTACATAATTTTCAGCTAGAAAGTGATTTAGAAAAAACAGAGAACAAGACAAATAAACTTTTAACAGTAAACAAGACACATGGAACTGTTAATAAACCAGAAGTAACAGTGA tgaatGAGACACAAGCAAATGCTCATAAATCAGAAGAAACAGTGAGCAAGATACAAGAAATTGACCATAACCCAGAAGTACGGTTGAACACAAATCAGAAACCTGACAATAAATTCATGGACAAGGCACAAGAACATGCAGTTAAATCAGGAGACCGAAAACAGTCAATAAACAGCCAACAAGATAAATTTAATGAAGAAACATGTCTACATAAATTAGGAAAG GAAGTGTTTGAAGGTAAGGTTGGTGGATCAGTTGAAAGTCATTCCATTTTCGAAACTGAAACTTGGCATAAAATAATGGAAAGTCTGACAAATCGCCAAGAGATGATAAACAAATTACTGAATAACGAGGCAGATATTGATCAGTTCAGAGACAAAGAAACATCTCGCTTGCATGTTGCTTGTTTCTTGAATAATACAGAGATAGTAAAGATATTACTGGATAATAAggcagacattaataagtgtgATGATACCGGTGCCACTCCTCTGGTTATTGCTTGCCTGAAAAATCATAAAGAGGTAGTTAAACTTTTACTTGACAATAAGGCAGATATTAATAAGTGGGATGGTAATGGAGCAACTGCTTTGTATATTTCTTGTCAGAATAATTATAAAGAGATAGTGAAACTATTGCTCGACAACAAGGCAGACATCAATAGATGTGCAAATAATGGAGCATCTCCTCTGAATGTGGCTTGTCAGAATGATTATGTAGAGCTAGTTAAGATGTTGTTGGAAAACAAGGCACACATTGAAAAGTGTGATGGCAATGGGGCTACTGCATTGTATATGGCATGTCAGAATAATCATATAGAGATAGTGAAACTATTGCTTGACAACAAGGCAGACACTAATGCGTGTGATGGTCTCGGAGGGCCATTGTATATTGCTTGTCAGAACAATCATACAGAGCTAGTGAAAGTTTTACTTGAAAATAAggcagacattaataagtgCAGAGATAATGGTGCATCTCCTTTGAATGTTGCTTGTCAGAATAATCATATAGAGACAGTAAACATACTATTGGCTAACAAggcagacattaataagtgtaaTGACAATGGGGCTACTGCTTTGTATATGGCATGTCAGAATAATCATATAGAGATAGTGGAACTATTGCTCGACAACAAGGCAGACATTAATGCGTGTGATGATCTCGGGGGCCCATTGTATATTGCTTGTCAGAATAATCATATAGAGTTAGTGAATGTGTTACTGGAGAACAAGGCAGACATCAATAAATGTGCAAATAATGGAGGATCCCCTTTGACTGTGGCTTGTGTGTCTGATCATATAGAGATTGTAAAGGTGTTATTGGAAAACAAGGCGGACATTAATGAATGGGACGGTAATGGAGCTACTGCTTTGTATATGGCATGCCAGAATAATTATAAAGAGTTAGTCAAACTATTACTGGAGAACAAGGCAGACATCAATAAATGTGCAAATAATGGAGGATCCCCTTTGACTGTGGCTTGTGCATCTGATCATATAGAGATTGTAAAGGTGTTATTGGAAAATAAGGCGGACATTAATGAATGGGACGGTAATGGAGCTACTGCTTTGTATATGGCATGCCAGAATAATCATAAAGAGTTAGTCAAACTATTACTGGAGAACACGGCAGACATCAATAAATGTGCAAATAATGGAGGATCCCCTTTGACTGTGGCTTGTGTGTCTGATCATATAGAGATTGTAAAGGTGTTATTGGAAAACAAGGCGGACATTAATGAATGGGACGGTAATGGAGCTACTGCTTTGTATATGGCATGCCAGAATAACCATAAAGAGTTAGTCAAACTATTACTGGAGAACAAGGCAGACATCAATAAATGTGCAAATAATGGAGGATCCCCTTTGAATGTGGCTTGTGTATCTGATCATATCGAGATTGTAAAGGTGTTATTGGAAAACAAGGCGGACATTAATAAATGGGACGGTAATGGGGCTACTGCTTTGTATATGGCATGCCAGAATAATCATAAAGAGATAGTCAAACTATTACTGGAGAACAAGGCAGACATTAATGCGTGTGATGATCTCGGGGGCCCATTGTATATTGCTTGTCAGAACAATCATACAGAGCTAGTGAAAGATTTACTTGACAATAAggcagacattaataagtgCAGAGATAATGGAGCATCTCCTCTGAATGTGGCTTGTCAGAATAATCATATAGAGACAGTAAAGATATTATTGGCTAACAAGGCAGACATTGAAAAGTGTGATGACAATGGGGCTACTGCTTTGTATATGGCAtgccaaaataatcatatagAGATAGTAAAAGTGTTACTGGAGAACAAGGCAGACAtctataaatgtacaaataatggAAGATCTCCTTTGACTGTGGCTTGTGTGGCAAATCATATACAGATTGTAAAGGTGTTGTTGGAAAACAAGGCAGACATTGATAGGTAG